In Hippoglossus hippoglossus isolate fHipHip1 chromosome 24, fHipHip1.pri, whole genome shotgun sequence, a single genomic region encodes these proteins:
- the LOC117758263 gene encoding transcription factor E2F6-like isoform X1, whose translation MSSFLGVTSPWGAEPEEEDQWDADEGDEGDEGGDETPPPLDPLQQLQDSEARKPSGVRTTSVALHETRRGDRQGWSVEKVTQRFLQMFLTVPDGLLDLRQVRTRLRTHRQRVNDITNILQSINLIERHSTNVIKWIGGSPASSFLTKNQQKIQREMENLKVVEETLDSLIKSCSQQLFIMTDDQESSPMAYVTLGDLSRLGVFQEQTMLVVKAPDETTLSVPAPSEDSIRVHLKGAGPIMVLTSDVTGGQSVRFITLEESRVTTTDLHTEFTECRAESNQLTTRRRQWSV comes from the exons ATGTCATCCTTCCTGGGCGTGACCAGCCCCTGGGGAGCAGAGCCTGAGGAAGAGGATCAGTGGGACgctgatgaaggtgatgaaggtgatgaaggtggAGACGAGACGCCTCCTCCACTGGATCCACTTCAGCAG CTCCAGGACTCAGAGGCCAGGAAACCTTCAGGGGTCAGGACGACGAG cgTCGCGCTGCATGAGaccaggagaggagacagacaag GCTGGTCGGTGGAGAAGGTGACGCAGCGTTTCCTGCAGATGTTCCTGACGGTTCCCGACGGTTTGCTGGACCTCAGGCAGGTGAGGACGAGGCTGCGAACCCACAGGCAGCGAGTCAACGACATCACCAACATCCTGCAGAGCATCAACCTGATCGAGAGGCACTCGACCAACGTCATCAAGTGGAT AGGAGGAAGTCCCGCCAGCAGCTTCCTGACGAAGAACcagcagaagatccagagggagatggagaacCTGAAGGTGGTGGAGGAGACGCTGGACTCGCTCATCAAGagctgcagccagcagctcttcatcatGACGGACGACCAGGAGAGTTCACC GATGGCGTACGTGACGCTCGGGGACCTCAGTCGACTCGGAGTCTTCCAGGAGCAGACGATGCTCGTCGTCAAAGCTCCGGACGAAACGACGCTGAGCGTTCCTGCTCCGTCAGAG GACAGCATCCGTGTCCATCTGAAGGGGGCGGGTCCCATCATGGTGCTGACCAGTGACGTGACTGGAGGACAGAGCGTCCGCTTCATAACTCTGGAGGAAAGTCGAGTGACAACGACCGATCtgcacacag AGTTCACAGAGTGCCGTGCGGAGAGTAACCAGCTGACCACCAGGAGGCGCCAGTGGTCCGTGTGA
- the LOC117758263 gene encoding transcription factor E2F6-like isoform X2, translated as MSSFLGVTSPWGAEPEEEDQWDADEGDEGDEGGDETPPPLDPLQQDSEARKPSGVRTTSVALHETRRGDRQGWSVEKVTQRFLQMFLTVPDGLLDLRQVRTRLRTHRQRVNDITNILQSINLIERHSTNVIKWIGGSPASSFLTKNQQKIQREMENLKVVEETLDSLIKSCSQQLFIMTDDQESSPMAYVTLGDLSRLGVFQEQTMLVVKAPDETTLSVPAPSEDSIRVHLKGAGPIMVLTSDVTGGQSVRFITLEESRVTTTDLHTEFTECRAESNQLTTRRRQWSV; from the exons ATGTCATCCTTCCTGGGCGTGACCAGCCCCTGGGGAGCAGAGCCTGAGGAAGAGGATCAGTGGGACgctgatgaaggtgatgaaggtgatgaaggtggAGACGAGACGCCTCCTCCACTGGATCCACTTCAGCAG GACTCAGAGGCCAGGAAACCTTCAGGGGTCAGGACGACGAG cgTCGCGCTGCATGAGaccaggagaggagacagacaag GCTGGTCGGTGGAGAAGGTGACGCAGCGTTTCCTGCAGATGTTCCTGACGGTTCCCGACGGTTTGCTGGACCTCAGGCAGGTGAGGACGAGGCTGCGAACCCACAGGCAGCGAGTCAACGACATCACCAACATCCTGCAGAGCATCAACCTGATCGAGAGGCACTCGACCAACGTCATCAAGTGGAT AGGAGGAAGTCCCGCCAGCAGCTTCCTGACGAAGAACcagcagaagatccagagggagatggagaacCTGAAGGTGGTGGAGGAGACGCTGGACTCGCTCATCAAGagctgcagccagcagctcttcatcatGACGGACGACCAGGAGAGTTCACC GATGGCGTACGTGACGCTCGGGGACCTCAGTCGACTCGGAGTCTTCCAGGAGCAGACGATGCTCGTCGTCAAAGCTCCGGACGAAACGACGCTGAGCGTTCCTGCTCCGTCAGAG GACAGCATCCGTGTCCATCTGAAGGGGGCGGGTCCCATCATGGTGCTGACCAGTGACGTGACTGGAGGACAGAGCGTCCGCTTCATAACTCTGGAGGAAAGTCGAGTGACAACGACCGATCtgcacacag AGTTCACAGAGTGCCGTGCGGAGAGTAACCAGCTGACCACCAGGAGGCGCCAGTGGTCCGTGTGA
- the LOC117758263 gene encoding transcription factor E2F6-like isoform X3, which translates to MSSFLGVTSPWGAEPEEEDQWDADEGDEGDEGGDETPPPLDPLQQLQDSEARKPSGVRTTSVALHETRRGDRQGWSVEKVTQRFLQMFLTVPDGLLDLRQVRTRLRTHRQRVNDITNILQSINLIERHSTNVIKWIGGSPASSFLTKNQQKIQREMENLKVVEETLDSLIKSCSQQLFIMTDDQESSPMAYVTLGDLSRLGVFQEQTMLVVKAPDETTLSVPAPSEDSIRVHLKGAGPIMVLTSDVTGGQSVRFITLEESRVTTTDLHTESQSSQSAVRRVTS; encoded by the exons ATGTCATCCTTCCTGGGCGTGACCAGCCCCTGGGGAGCAGAGCCTGAGGAAGAGGATCAGTGGGACgctgatgaaggtgatgaaggtgatgaaggtggAGACGAGACGCCTCCTCCACTGGATCCACTTCAGCAG CTCCAGGACTCAGAGGCCAGGAAACCTTCAGGGGTCAGGACGACGAG cgTCGCGCTGCATGAGaccaggagaggagacagacaag GCTGGTCGGTGGAGAAGGTGACGCAGCGTTTCCTGCAGATGTTCCTGACGGTTCCCGACGGTTTGCTGGACCTCAGGCAGGTGAGGACGAGGCTGCGAACCCACAGGCAGCGAGTCAACGACATCACCAACATCCTGCAGAGCATCAACCTGATCGAGAGGCACTCGACCAACGTCATCAAGTGGAT AGGAGGAAGTCCCGCCAGCAGCTTCCTGACGAAGAACcagcagaagatccagagggagatggagaacCTGAAGGTGGTGGAGGAGACGCTGGACTCGCTCATCAAGagctgcagccagcagctcttcatcatGACGGACGACCAGGAGAGTTCACC GATGGCGTACGTGACGCTCGGGGACCTCAGTCGACTCGGAGTCTTCCAGGAGCAGACGATGCTCGTCGTCAAAGCTCCGGACGAAACGACGCTGAGCGTTCCTGCTCCGTCAGAG GACAGCATCCGTGTCCATCTGAAGGGGGCGGGTCCCATCATGGTGCTGACCAGTGACGTGACTGGAGGACAGAGCGTCCGCTTCATAACTCTGGAGGAAAGTCGAGTGACAACGACCGATCtgcacacag agtCACAGAGTTCACAGAGTGCCGTGCGGAGAGTAACCAGCTGA